The nucleotide window GCGCATTGGCCAGGAAGTCCAGCCCGTAGTTGAATTCGTGATTGCCGAGGGTTCCGGCATCATAGCCGACTGCGTTCATCGCCGAAATGATCGGATGGGCATCGCCGGGGTTCATTCCTCGCTCATAGGCGATGTAATCGCCCATCGGATTGCCCTGCAGGAAATCGCCATTATCGAACAGCAGGGCATTCGCCGCCTCGGCCCGGCACTTTTCGACCACGCCGGCGGTGCGGGCAAGGCCTACCGACTCCGAGGCATGGTCGCCGTAATAGTCATAGGGAAAGACATGGACATGAAGGTCGGTCGTTTCCATGAGCCGGAGATGCGCCTGATTTTGGGCAGCGCGTGCAGAGAAAGGATGCAGCTTCGTCAATTATGCGCCCCGGCCGCGGCCCCGGCCGTCGGCGGAGGCTCATGTCGATATTCTGTCGTATCTGTAGCCTCTGCCTGTCCTGCGCGCCAGCAATGGCACCGACAAGCTGTGACGGACCCTAACGCGCAGCTGATTCGACGGAAAGCCCAACGCTATGTCACAAGACGTTTTCGCCCGTTGGTTGTATTCCGGCCACGGCGCCCTTGGCCGCCCGATTGCGCGGCCGAAGCCAGCGTGGCAGAGCTTGTGGCGGCAAGAGCGGAGTCGAGGATGCGACAGGACGAGCGGGATCTGGCCTTCGCGGGCGGTGGGTTGGACCGGGCCGCGCATCTGCGCGGGGATGCGGGTGCGCTGGCGGCGCTGATGGCAGATCCGCGGGCGCGGGTGCTGCCGTTCTGGCGCGGCAGGCCGTTGCTGGCCGATGCGGGGGAGGGCGGGCGGCGTCTGGGGCTGCTGGCGCCGGGCCATCCGGTTCTGGCCGGGGCCGGGGCGCCGCTGCTGCTGGGGCTGGCGGCTGGCGCCGCGCGGCTGGCGGTGGACCTTTCAGGCTGGGAGCCGGTGGGAGAGGTCGCGCTGCCCGGCAGCTTTTTCGACCCCACCGAGCAGCGCCACCCGGATCTGCCGGACGATCACCGATTTGCCGAACTGCGCGGCGTGATGCTGGCACTGGACCCGTTGGAGGCGGAGCTGGCGGCGACGGGGCGGTCTTTGCTGGCTTGGCACGGCACGCACGGGTTCTGTTCCGCCTGCGGGGCGGCATCCGAGGTGGCGAAGGCCGGGTGGCAGCGCAACTGCGCGGCCTGCGGCGCCCAGCATTTCCCGCGCACCGACCCGGTGGTCATCATGCTGGTCACACGCGGGAACCGCACGTTGATCGGGCGCAGCCCCGGCTGGCCCGAGGGGATGTATTCGTGCCTTGCCGGCTTCATGGAGCCGGGTGAGACGCTGGAGGCCGCGGTGCGCCGCGAGGTAGCTGAGGAGACCGGGGTGGAGGTCGGGGCGGTGCGCTTTGTCGCCAGCCAGCCTTGGCCCTTCCCGTCATCGTTGATGCTGGGGTGCCGGGGCGAGGCGCTGACCGAGGAACTGGTGCTGGACCCGGTCGAGATCGAGGATGCGCTCTGGCTGACGCGCGAGGAGATGGCGGCGGTGTTCGCGGGCGTGCATCCGGTGGTTCGCTCGCCGCGGCGGGGCGCGATTGCCGCGCATCTTCTGCGCATGTGGCTTGCGGACCGTCTGGATTGACGCCAGAAATGTTCGGAACCTCGAAGGGACAGGCATGAAATTCTCGACCAAGGAAGACATCGAGGCGCCGGTGGCTTTTGTCTTCGCGGAACTGTCCGATTTCGACGGGTTCGAGCGTGCCGCGATGCGGCGCGGTGCCACGATCAAGCGGCTTGACCGGCGCACCGAGCCCGTGGCGGGCATGTCCTGGGCGCTGGAGTTCCGCTGGCGCGGGCGCGAGCGGAAGATGGTCACCGACATGACGGCCTATGATCCACCGCAGGCAATGGCCTTCCTGGCGGAATCGGCCGGATTCGAGATGGTGCTGGAGCTGAGCTTCCTAGAAATGTCGCGCCGCCGCACGCGGCTGGCGGTGGAGCTGCAGATTAAGCCGCGCACGCTGGCCTCGCGGATCATGCTGCAATCGCTGAAGCTGGGGAAGGCCAAGCTGTCGCGGAAATTCGCGGCGCGGGTGCGGATGGCGGCAGACGAGATCGAGGCGCGGCATCTCAAGCAACAGTCCTGATGGCGGCCGTGGAGGCTATCTGTCCGCAGGAACGTAAGAGGGCGGGGGGCTGTTGGCCCCCGCGCCCCCCGAGGATATTTAGGTCAGCAAGAAGCGGAAGACGCGCGTGCGCTGTGGATCAGCGCCGCCGCGGGTCTGCCGGATAGACGCCAAGCAGCGCCATCGACGAGGTGAAGTAGCGCAGCTCTTCCAATGCGAGTTGCACGTTGCGGTCGTCGGGGTGGCCCTCGATATCGGCGTAGAACTGGGTGGCGGTGAAATTGCCGTCGACCATGTAGCTTTCCAGCTTGGTCATGTTCACGCCGTTGGTCGCAAACCCGCCCATCGCCTTGTAAAGCGCGGCCGGGAGGTTGCGGACGCGGAACACGAAGGTGGTCATCATCGGGCCGGTGCCGCGGCGCTTGAGATCGGGTTCGCGCGACATCACCAGGAAGCGGGTGGTGTTGTTCTGCCGGTCCTCGATATGACGGGCCAGCACGTCGAGCCCGTAGATCTCCCCTGCCAGCTCCGAGGCGAGGGCGGCGGTGCGCGGATCGCCGGCATCAGCGACCTGGCGGGCCGATCCTGCGGTGTCGGCGCCAGTGATGGCGTGCAGGTTGTGCTCGCGCAGGAAGCCGCGGCACTGGCCCAGCAGCACGGTATGGCTCATCGCGTTCTCGATCTGAGACAGCGGGGTGCCGGGAACCGCCAGCAGGTTGATATGCACCCGGACGAAGGCTTCCTCGACGATGTGCAGCCCGCTTTCGGGCAGCAGCTGGTGGATGTCGGCGACGCGGCCATAGGTCGAATTTTCCACCGGCAGCATCGCCAGATCGGCCTCGCCCTTGCGCACGGCCTCGATGGCATCCTCGAAGGTGCGGCAGGGCAGCGCCTCCATATTGGGGCGGGCTTCGCGGCAGGCCTGGTGCGAATAGGCGCCCGGTTCGCCCTGAAAGGCGATGCGGCCCTGGATCTGCGAGGCATGGGCAGTGGGCATCGGCGGCTCCTTCTTCCGTCGCCCCACGGTCACAGGGCCGGGAGGGGCATGTCGAGGCGACAACTAAACCTTGAAAACCGGCAAGGGAAGCGGATACATACCCCGAGCGAATAGCCAGCACCGAGGCCCGACATGTTCGACACGATGACTCTGACCAAGGCCGGCGGCGCGCTGTGCGGCTCTCTGCTGATCCTGCTGCTGGGCAACTGGGCAGCGGAAGGCCTGTATCATACCGGCCCGTCCGGGCATGGCGCCGAGGGCGAACGGGCCCAGGCCTATGTCATCGACACCGGCGCCGATGACGCCGCGGGCGAGCAAGTGGCCGAGGCCGGCCCCTCCTTCGCCGAGGTCTATGCCGCTGCCGATGCTGCCGCAGGTGAGCGGGTGTTCGGCAAGTGCAAGGCCTGCCACAAGATCGATGGCGCCAATGGCGTTGGCCCGCATCTGGATGGCGTCGTCGGCCGCGAGATCGCCGGGGTCGAGGGTTTCGCCTATTCCAACGCGCTGATCGGGCTGGAAGGCGACTGGACGCCCGAGCACATGGAAGCCTTCCTGGCCAACCCAAAGGGCTATGCCCCCGGAACCAAGATGAGCTTTGCCGGCCTGCCCAAGGTGGAAGAGCGCGCCAACGTGATTGCCTATCTGGCGACCATCGGCGGCTGATCGGCCCTGCAGATCCAGGTTTGAAGGCCGCCCCGGCACCGGAGGCGGCCTTTTTCGTGGCCGATGCAGCCGCCTCACGCAATCGCAACTTGAAGCCTGCACAGCGCGCGCCTTAGCTTCGGGGAGCGGAAAAGGCAGACCGCCCAAGGCGGCACAACAAGGGTGAACGGATGATGGCAGCGGGTATCGGCGGGCACGAAGCGGGACAGGGGCGGGCCGTCATCCGTCTGGCGGGCGCGCTGCTGCTGGGGGCGCTGGCAGCCTGGGCCGGGATGGCCCGCGCGCAGGAGACGGCACCCGCGACCATCATCGCGCATGGGGTAT belongs to Frigidibacter mobilis and includes:
- a CDS encoding c-type cytochrome produces the protein MFDTMTLTKAGGALCGSLLILLLGNWAAEGLYHTGPSGHGAEGERAQAYVIDTGADDAAGEQVAEAGPSFAEVYAAADAAAGERVFGKCKACHKIDGANGVGPHLDGVVGREIAGVEGFAYSNALIGLEGDWTPEHMEAFLANPKGYAPGTKMSFAGLPKVEERANVIAYLATIGG
- the nudC gene encoding NAD(+) diphosphatase — protein: MRQDERDLAFAGGGLDRAAHLRGDAGALAALMADPRARVLPFWRGRPLLADAGEGGRRLGLLAPGHPVLAGAGAPLLLGLAAGAARLAVDLSGWEPVGEVALPGSFFDPTEQRHPDLPDDHRFAELRGVMLALDPLEAELAATGRSLLAWHGTHGFCSACGAASEVAKAGWQRNCAACGAQHFPRTDPVVIMLVTRGNRTLIGRSPGWPEGMYSCLAGFMEPGETLEAAVRREVAEETGVEVGAVRFVASQPWPFPSSLMLGCRGEALTEELVLDPVEIEDALWLTREEMAAVFAGVHPVVRSPRRGAIAAHLLRMWLADRLD
- a CDS encoding prephenate dehydratase, which codes for MQGRIAFQGEPGAYSHQACREARPNMEALPCRTFEDAIEAVRKGEADLAMLPVENSTYGRVADIHQLLPESGLHIVEEAFVRVHINLLAVPGTPLSQIENAMSHTVLLGQCRGFLREHNLHAITGADTAGSARQVADAGDPRTAALASELAGEIYGLDVLARHIEDRQNNTTRFLVMSREPDLKRRGTGPMMTTFVFRVRNLPAALYKAMGGFATNGVNMTKLESYMVDGNFTATQFYADIEGHPDDRNVQLALEELRYFTSSMALLGVYPADPRRR
- a CDS encoding SRPBCC family protein, producing MKFSTKEDIEAPVAFVFAELSDFDGFERAAMRRGATIKRLDRRTEPVAGMSWALEFRWRGRERKMVTDMTAYDPPQAMAFLAESAGFEMVLELSFLEMSRRRTRLAVELQIKPRTLASRIMLQSLKLGKAKLSRKFAARVRMAADEIEARHLKQQS